Genomic window (Cyanobacterium sp. T60_A2020_053):
GGTAAAAGAATTTTACTAGACCCTTGGTTAGTAGGTGTATTGACTTTTGGTAATCTTAACTGGTTATTTGAAGGGAAAAAGCGCACTCCGCAACCAATACCCCAAAATATTGACTATATCTTACTATCTCAAGGATTAGAAGACCACGCGCACCCCGCCACTCTCAAAGAATTAGACAAAAATATTCCCGTTATCGCCTCAGAAAACGCCACGAAGGTATGTCAAGGGTTGGGATACAGTCAAGTTACCACCTTGAAACATCATCAAAGCTATATGATTGATGAAAGCATAGAAATTACCGCTTTACCCGGTTCTCCCGTTGGTCCTACTTTAGTGGAAAATGGTTATATTATCAGAGATACTCGTAGTGATGACTCCATGTATTATGAACCTCACGGATTTCACTCTGAAACAGTACAACAGTATTTACCAGTAAAAACAGTTATTACGCCGGTAACAAATATTAACATACCATTGTTAGGACCTGTGATTAAAGGTCAAAAAAGCGCCCTCCAAATCTGTCAATGGTTAAAACCGAGATATATTTTACCCACTGCTG
Coding sequences:
- a CDS encoding MBL fold metallo-hydrolase — protein: MQLTWFDSNSWLIEIGGKRILLDPWLVGVLTFGNLNWLFEGKKRTPQPIPQNIDYILLSQGLEDHAHPATLKELDKNIPVIASENATKVCQGLGYSQVTTLKHHQSYMIDESIEITALPGSPVGPTLVENGYIIRDTRSDDSMYYEPHGFHSETVQQYLPVKTVITPVTNINIPLLGPVIKGQKSALQICQWLKPRYILPTAGGGDIDFKGFLVNVLKEEGTKEDLGKMLESAHLTTQIINPQPYHPLSFS